The nucleotide sequence CGATATACATCAGCCCGAGGCGTTTGTGATCGACCGTGACTACCCATTCATGCGCCCTGCCCAGGATCGGCAACGACGCGTGATCGGATTCCGCACTGAGCGCGATCCGATGTTCGATACTGCCTGCCATGCCGTTTCAGCTCGCCTTGCTCATCGAAGCGTCGCCAGGTACGCCACCAGTCCGTCGAGATCCTTCGGTTCGAGATTCATCGCCGGCATCAGCGCGCCCGGCTTCATCTCCGCAGGATCGTGCACCCAGATTTTCAGATGCTCCGGCGTATTGATCGCCACGCCCGCGCCGAGCGTCTCGCGGCTCATCAGATGCGTGAGATCGGGCCCGAATGTCCCGTTGGCCGCGGTGCCGCGAATCGCGTGACAGTTCACGCACGCGGTCGATTCGAACACCGCGCGGCCGCGCGCCACCGACGCATCCTGCACCGGCGCCTGCTTCTCCGCCTCGGCCCAGCGCTGAAAATCGCCGCGCGGCTCGACGATCACTCTGAGCAGCATCATCGCGTGCTCGGTACCGCAGAATTCAGCGCATTGCCCGAGAAACGTCCCCACTTCATGCGGATCGATCCACATCGTGTTGCGATGATTCGGGATCGCGTCGGTCTTGCCCGCCAGACGCGGCACCCAGAAGCTATGCGCGACGTCGGCCGACTCGAGCACGATGAAAGTCGGCGTCGGATTCGCCGGATCGCTCTGCGGCACGTGCAGTTCGTTGGCCGTCACGATTCCCAGATCCGGATACTGGAACTCCCACCACCACTGATGCCCGATCACGCGCACGTTGATCGCACCCGGTGGCCGCGGCGCCGCCTGCACCGTATAGATCGTCCGCGCCGTGATCAGAATCAGCACGAACACGATGATCGCGGGCACTGTCGTCCACGCGAACTCGATCGGATTGCTGCCGTAAACTTGCGGCGGCTCGCGGCCGTCATCGTCGCTGCGCGCGCGGAATCGGACCACACTGTAAACGATCAGGCTGCCGACGATCAGAAAGATCGTGCCGGTGATCGCAAGCGTGAAGAACGCCAGTGTGTTGATATCGCTAGCCGGCGTCGATACTGGACTGAAAATGCTGCTCGGCGGGATTTTGGAGTTCGCGTCCCCCATCCCCCAATCGTTCGCAAATGCCCGCGAGGCTGCGGCGAGCATCGCAGCAATCCCCAGCAACCAGCGCTTCATCATCATCGACGAGCTTCTTTTCAGGGCCGCACGACCTCGGGTCATTCAGCGGCATTCGAGCGCGCGACTCACGCTCGGCCCCGAGCATCACTATCACAAAAGAATTTTGATTCCTAAAGGAACCGTTGCGGGAAGGTTGCGGGATCGAAGCTAATTGGCGCTGCTGATCAGATTTTGCTGATCGCCGTGCGGCAGAATCATCACCTCGGACATTCGCGTCTCGGTGTCGAGCCGCACGATATAAGCCGGCAGGCCCGACTGCGTCACGCTGACGTCGGTATGCGCATCGCAGCCGCATCGCGCCGCAAACGCGTCGTTGATGATCGCGAGCTTGTCGAGATTGAGCGCCGCCAGCTTGAGGCCCGCGCTATCGATCGATAATTTCAGCCGCGACTTCTTGAGCTCGAGATTCGACGCGAGCGGTGTCCCCGAACCCTTCGCCGTCCGCTCGATCCAATTGCGAAACTCCGCGTCGTTCATGTGCCGGACGTCGGGATAGGTCTTGCGAAGTTCCGAAATCGCCGCGTTGAGATTGCGCTTGCTCGGATGCGAATCGCTGAGCGTCTGCTCGTCCGCCAGATCCCAGATGTCCTTCGACCACTCCGCGAGCACCGCCGGATCGGCGCCGGGCACGCTGCGATAGTCCATCGCCGCGCGCTCCGCTCCGGCGAGATCGCGATCGGCCAGCGCCGCCTGCACCTGCTGCGTATCGATTTGCCTGCTCTGTTCATTCAACTGCGCCATGATCGCGCCGCTCTGACTCCCCGCCTCGCTCATCGCGGCGGCGCACGTTCGTCGCTGCTCCGCCAGCGAGACCGTCGGACGGCCAACCATGAAATCCGCGAGACAGAGGTCGTCGTTGGTTTCGCGGCGCTCGCTGGGAGTGAGGTCCTTGCGCGAGGACAGCGCGATTAATTCCTGCCGCGCCGCCATAAAATTGCCAGCCGATATATGGCTTCGAGCCGAGCTTAGCAACGACGGCGCGCACCCCGGCAACGCCGCGAGTACGGCCAGCAGGATCGGCAATGCGAGCGCAGTTCGGCGCCTCAGAACCCGGC is from Candidatus Binatus sp. and encodes:
- the coxB gene encoding cytochrome c oxidase subunit II, whose amino-acid sequence is MMMKRWLLGIAAMLAAASRAFANDWGMGDANSKIPPSSIFSPVSTPASDINTLAFFTLAITGTIFLIVGSLIVYSVVRFRARSDDDGREPPQVYGSNPIEFAWTTVPAIIVFVLILITARTIYTVQAAPRPPGAINVRVIGHQWWWEFQYPDLGIVTANELHVPQSDPANPTPTFIVLESADVAHSFWVPRLAGKTDAIPNHRNTMWIDPHEVGTFLGQCAEFCGTEHAMMLLRVIVEPRGDFQRWAEAEKQAPVQDASVARGRAVFESTACVNCHAIRGTAANGTFGPDLTHLMSRETLGAGVAINTPEHLKIWVHDPAEMKPGALMPAMNLEPKDLDGLVAYLATLR